The sequence CACCACTCACCGCTCCTTACTTATTTTGCCAGACGGGTAGAAACGTGGAAAATCTCTAGAATTTGCAAAAGTGTCTTCACATGGAGAATATTTTGATGTAAACTGTATCCAGTATTGCATGCTCACAGATAACGAACATTACGAATATCTTCCGCTTTTTAATACAGCACTCCATCATCCCTAGGTAAGTCGATATTTGGGACGGGTAAGCATCAAAGGTTTACTAAACTAAGTGATGCTTCCGATCACCACTGCTTCGCCGTTCAGCTAGGTGTCGTATCAAATCAACGTCGCTCCGAAGGAGAGCATGATGCGTAAGTTACCGCTCTCACAGAATAAAAGCAACCTTATCGGGTATTTTTTCCTCGCCTATAGTATTTCGTGGGCACTCGGCATTCCTCTAGCACTCGCCAAACAGGGAATGATCCAACCTATCTTTCCAAAATGGTTTCATTACCTCGTAGCCTACGGGCCGATGCTAGCCGCTCTGATCATGACGTTCGTCACTCAGGGGCAGTCAGGATTACAAGAACTTTGGAAAAGAATTATCAAATGGCGAGTCGGGGTTGTCTGGTGGGTTGTTGCCTTATCACCGCTTATCATGGGGTTCCTTGTTGCTATAGTGATAAATATGTTAACCAACGACTGTATATCCATCTCTGATTTAGGAACTGTTCGTTTTCTACCACCATTAGGTATAGGGGCATTGTTTCTCTGGATATTCACTTTTGGTTTAGGTGAAGAAATTGGCTGGCGAGGGTTCGTACTTCCTCGTTTACAAAAAGATTACAATGCATTTTTTGCAACTACCATATTGACGTTTTTCTGGGCGCTGTGGCATTTGCCACAATTCTTTTACGTATTTGAAGCGTCAATCGCTCCTGGATGGCTCATTGGCCTCTTTGCTGGAGCGATTGTGTTCACATGGTTGTTTAACAATACGGAAGGAAGTATCCTTATTGTTGCCATGTTTCACGGCTGTTTCAATTACATATCCGCCTCTAGTGCGGGTAATGGATTACTTGCAGCAATCGTAAGCACGATGGTTATAATTTGGGCAGTGATCGTGGTATTACTGTATAAGCCGCAAACCTTATCACGTAAAGGGATGTTCGTAGTGTGTCATTGAGTTTGGTATCGGGACGAAGACGTTGCACGGATCATACAAGTCATTCCAAACTAGCTCCCAGAAAGTAATACTGGCGTGTAAATGGAGGTCAAAAGTGAAAAAATTCATAAGCACAAAACTCGCTGCTAATATTCTGTTGGCTATTTATGGCCTTTTAGTTATCTTTCATCTTCTTGTGCTGGCCCAGGTGATTCCACCTGACACTGTGTGGGGAGGGCAAATTGGTGATTCGCCAACAGAGCTGGTTGTGTTTGAGATGATTGCCTTGATAACAGTAGTGTTTTTTGCTGTTACAATAGCCATAAAAGTAGACTATATTAAGGTTGGTCGTTTTAAAAAAGTCTTTAACATCCTGTTATGGATTATTTTTGTCTACTCTCTCCTTAATATAGTAGGAAACTTTTTATCAATTTCTTCTATTGAAACATTGTTGTTTCTACCTGTTAGTATAGTAGTAGCTTTATTGGTTTTCAGGTTGGCGATTGAAAAATCATGAACTAACAAGTTTTTTCTATATTACAATACAAGTTAAATCTTACAAGGGATAGACGAAAACATAACATTGCCTTCATTTCTCCTTTCTCAATGGTGAAATTAACCGTTATTACACTGAAAAATGTATCTACGCATACGTTGTTCCTCGCTGCATCGAATTCTTATGCTAATCCTCATCATGGGAGATGAAGAAATTTAGAGGTAGGTGAGGCTCGCGATCTTCTTAAGGGACCAGCAGGGAGATGGAAATCAGACGTGCTCCGAACAAGCGACAATCACCTTGCTAACGTGG comes from Chloroflexus sp. Y-396-1 and encodes:
- a CDS encoding type II CAAX endopeptidase family protein, with protein sequence MMRKLPLSQNKSNLIGYFFLAYSISWALGIPLALAKQGMIQPIFPKWFHYLVAYGPMLAALIMTFVTQGQSGLQELWKRIIKWRVGVVWWVVALSPLIMGFLVAIVINMLTNDCISISDLGTVRFLPPLGIGALFLWIFTFGLGEEIGWRGFVLPRLQKDYNAFFATTILTFFWALWHLPQFFYVFEASIAPGWLIGLFAGAIVFTWLFNNTEGSILIVAMFHGCFNYISASSAGNGLLAAIVSTMVIIWAVIVVLLYKPQTLSRKGMFVVCH